In Camelus ferus isolate YT-003-E chromosome 5, BCGSAC_Cfer_1.0, whole genome shotgun sequence, one genomic interval encodes:
- the TMEM198 gene encoding transmembrane protein 198, with product MPGTVATLRFQLLPPEPDDAFWGAPCEQPLERRYQALPALVCIMCCLFGVVYCFFGYRCFKAVLFLTGLLFGSVVIFLLCYRERVLETQLSAGASAGIALGIGLLCGLVAMLVRSVGLFLVGLLLGLLLAAAALLGSAPYYQPGSVWGPLGLLLGGGLLCALLTLRWPRPLTTLATAVTGAALIATAADYFAELLLLGRYAVERLRAAPIPPLCWRSWALLALWPLLSLMGVLVQWRVTAERDSHTEVVISRQRRRVQLMRIRQQEDRKEKRRKKRPPRAPPRGPRAPPRPGPADPAYRRRPVPIKRFNGDILSPSYIQSFRDRQTGSSLSSFMASPTDADYEYGSRGPLTACSGPPVRV from the exons atgccaggcactgtggcgACGCTGCGGTTCCAGCTGCTGCCCCCTGAGCCAGATGATGCCTTCTGGGGTGCACCCTGTGAACAGCCCCTGGAGCGCAGGTACCAGGCACTGCCGGCCCTCGTCTGCATCATGTGCTGTCTGTTTGGAGTCGTCTACTGCTTCTTCG GTTACCGCTGCTTCAAGGCAGTACTCTTCCTCACTGGGTTGCTGTTTGGCTCAGTGGTAATCTTCCTGCTGTGCTACCGAGAGCGGGTGCTGGAGACTCAGCTGAGTGCTGGGGCAAGTGCGGGCATCGCACTGGGCATCGGGCTGCTCTGTGGGCTAGTGGCCATGCTGGTGCGCAGCGTGGGCCTCTTCCTGGTAGGGCTGCTGCTCGGCCTGCTGCTCGCCGCTGCcgccctgctgggctctgctccctACTACCAGCCTGGCTCTGTTTGGGGccccctggggctgctgctgggaggCGGCCTTCTCTGTGCCCTGCTCACACTGCGCTGGCCTCGCCCACTCACCACCCTGGCCACTGCTGTGACTGGTGCTGCGCTCATCGCTACCGCTGCTGACTACTTTGCCGAGTTGCTGCTGCTGGGGCGCTATGCGGTGGAGCGTCTACGGGCTGCCCCTATTCCCCCACTCTGCTGGCGGAGCTGGGCCCTGCTGGCACTCTGGCCCCTGCTCAGCCTGATGGGCGTTCTGGTGCAGTGGCGGGTGACAGCCGAGAGGGACTCCCACACAGAAG TGGTTATCAGCCGGCAGCGCCGACGCGTACAGCTGATGCGGATTCGGCAGCAGGAAGATCGCAAGGAGAAGCGGCGTAAGAAGAGACCCCCGAGGgctcctcccagaggcccccGGGCTCCTCCAAGGCCTGGGCCCGCCGACCCTGCTTATCGGCGCAGGCCAGTGCCCATCAAACGCTTCAATGGAGACATCCTCTCCCCG AGCTACATCCAGAGCTTCCGGGACCGGCAGACAGGGAGCTCACTGAGCTCCTTCATGGCCTCGCCCACAGATGCGGACTATGAGTACGGGTCCCGGGGGCCGCTGACAGCCTGCTCGGGGCCCCCAGTGCGGGTATAG